In Streptomyces sp. NBC_01439, the following are encoded in one genomic region:
- a CDS encoding cation diffusion facilitator family transporter translates to MSASGGTKAIVAALAANLAIAVAKFVAFLFSGSSSMLAESVHSVADSGNQGLLLLGGKKAQREATPQHPFGYGRERYIYAFLVSIVLFTVGGMFAIYEGYEKIHDPHEIKNWYWPVGVLVFAIIAESFSFRTAIKESNEIRGKQTWTQFVRRAKAPELPVVLLEDFGALVGLVLALGGVGLALLTGNGVWDGIGTLCIGILLIVIAIVLAAETKSLLLGEAAGIEEVEKIKAAVVDGDVVTRVIHMRTLHLGPEELLVAAKIAVEGNDTATEVADAINAAEARIREAVPIARVIYLEPDIYRPEAAK, encoded by the coding sequence ATGAGCGCGTCGGGCGGTACCAAGGCGATCGTGGCGGCACTCGCCGCCAACCTCGCCATCGCTGTAGCCAAATTCGTGGCGTTCCTCTTCAGCGGATCCTCGTCGATGCTCGCGGAAAGCGTCCACTCGGTGGCCGACTCCGGCAACCAGGGGCTGTTGCTCCTCGGAGGCAAGAAGGCGCAGCGCGAGGCGACGCCGCAGCACCCCTTCGGGTACGGGCGCGAGCGCTACATCTACGCCTTCCTGGTCTCCATCGTGCTCTTCACCGTCGGTGGCATGTTCGCCATCTACGAGGGCTACGAGAAGATCCACGACCCGCACGAGATCAAGAACTGGTACTGGCCCGTCGGCGTCCTCGTCTTCGCGATCATCGCGGAGTCCTTCTCCTTCCGCACCGCGATCAAGGAGTCGAACGAGATCCGGGGCAAGCAGACCTGGACCCAGTTCGTCCGGCGGGCCAAGGCCCCCGAACTGCCCGTCGTCCTCCTGGAGGACTTCGGCGCGCTCGTCGGCCTGGTGCTGGCCCTCGGCGGCGTCGGCCTCGCCCTGCTGACCGGCAACGGGGTCTGGGACGGCATCGGCACCCTGTGCATCGGCATCCTGCTCATCGTCATCGCGATCGTCCTGGCCGCGGAGACCAAGTCCCTGCTGCTCGGCGAGGCCGCCGGCATCGAGGAAGTCGAGAAGATCAAGGCCGCGGTGGTCGACGGGGACGTTGTCACCCGCGTGATCCACATGCGCACCCTGCACCTAGGCCCGGAGGAGCTGCTGGTCGCCGCCAAGATCGCGGTCGAGGGCAACGACACCGCGACCGAGGTGGCCGACGCGATCAACGCCGCCGAGGCCCGCATCCGCGAGGCGGTCCCGATCGCCCGCGTGATCTACCTGGAGCCGGACATCTACCGCCCGGAAGCCGCCAAGTAG
- the lepB gene encoding signal peptidase I gives MKNRPGRKRGIWAIALLIVGVGLNVGAIALMFSQFKVHSYEGGAMLPTLPTGELVMVKRDPSEVRRGDVVTYDPVGWEGPGPNIGRVVAVGGDHIAYVKGDAALTLNGQPLEEPYVLDNAPGAPGLAFAVSVPQGRVFILGDNRGNSADSRYYAQLQQGTLPVSAVTGVQVPEENGLMLALGAASSVGTLALPVGIGLGIAALVARRKKQPVPAGPVWGAVHVDEP, from the coding sequence ATGAAGAACAGACCTGGGCGCAAGCGGGGCATATGGGCGATCGCCCTGCTGATCGTGGGTGTCGGACTGAACGTCGGTGCGATCGCGCTCATGTTCAGTCAGTTCAAAGTGCACAGCTATGAGGGCGGCGCCATGCTGCCCACGCTGCCCACCGGGGAGCTGGTCATGGTGAAGAGGGATCCGTCCGAGGTGCGCCGCGGTGACGTCGTCACCTACGACCCCGTCGGGTGGGAGGGGCCGGGGCCGAACATCGGGCGCGTGGTGGCGGTGGGGGGCGACCACATTGCCTACGTGAAGGGGGACGCCGCCCTGACCCTGAACGGGCAGCCGCTCGAAGAACCCTACGTACTGGACAACGCTCCCGGGGCTCCGGGTCTTGCCTTCGCCGTCTCGGTGCCACAGGGCCGGGTCTTCATCTTGGGTGACAACCGCGGCAACTCCGCGGACTCCCGCTACTACGCGCAGCTCCAGCAGGGCACGCTGCCGGTGTCGGCCGTGACCGGGGTGCAGGTCCCCGAGGAGAACGGACTGATGCTGGCCCTCGGTGCCGCGTCGAGCGTCGGAACGCTGGCCCTGCCCGTGGGGATCGGGCTGGGCATCGCCGCGCTCGTGGCGCGGCGGAAGAAGCAGCCGGTACCGGCGGGGCCCGTCTGGGGCGCCGTACACGTCGACGAGCCGTAG
- the ahcY gene encoding adenosylhomocysteinase, with amino-acid sequence MDFKVADLSLAAFGRKEITLAEHEMPGLMSIRAEYAQAQPLAGARITGSLHMTVQTAVLIETLVALGADVRWASCNIFSTQDHAAAAIAVGPNGTPENPQGVPVFAWKGETLEEYWWCTEQALTWPNTPTGGPNMILDDGGDATLLVHKGVEFEKAGSAPDPSTADSEEYAHILTLLNRTLGEAPQKWTQLASEIRGVTEETTTGVHRLYEMMSEGTLLFPAINVNDAVTKSKFDNKYGCRHSLIDGINRATDVLIGGKVAVVFGYGDVGKGCAESLRGQGARVIVTEIDPICALQAAMDGYQVATLDDVVETADIFITTTGNKDIIMATDMAKMKHQAIVGNIGHFDNEIDMAGLAKVDGIVKDEVKPQVHTWTFPDGKVLIVLSEGRLLNLGNATGHPSFVMSNSFADQTLAQIELFTKPEEYPTEVYVLPKHLDEKVARLHLDALGVRLTTLRPEQAAYIGVQVEGPYKPDHYRY; translated from the coding sequence ATGGACTTCAAGGTCGCAGACCTCTCCCTTGCCGCGTTCGGCCGCAAGGAGATCACCCTGGCCGAGCACGAGATGCCGGGTCTGATGTCGATCCGCGCCGAGTACGCGCAGGCCCAGCCCCTGGCCGGCGCCCGCATCACCGGCTCGCTGCACATGACGGTGCAGACCGCCGTACTCATCGAGACCCTCGTCGCCCTCGGCGCCGACGTCCGCTGGGCCTCCTGCAACATCTTCTCCACCCAGGACCACGCGGCCGCCGCCATCGCGGTGGGCCCGAACGGCACCCCGGAGAACCCGCAGGGCGTCCCCGTCTTCGCCTGGAAGGGCGAGACGCTGGAGGAGTACTGGTGGTGCACGGAGCAGGCGCTGACCTGGCCGAACACCCCCACCGGCGGCCCGAACATGATCCTCGACGACGGTGGTGACGCCACCCTCCTCGTCCACAAGGGCGTCGAGTTCGAGAAGGCCGGCTCGGCCCCGGACCCGTCGACGGCGGACTCCGAGGAGTACGCACACATCCTCACCCTGCTCAACCGCACCCTCGGTGAGGCCCCGCAGAAGTGGACGCAGCTCGCGTCCGAGATCCGCGGCGTGACGGAGGAGACCACCACCGGTGTCCACCGCCTCTACGAGATGATGTCCGAGGGCACCCTGCTGTTCCCGGCGATCAACGTGAACGACGCCGTCACCAAGTCGAAGTTCGACAACAAGTACGGCTGCCGCCACTCCCTGATCGACGGCATCAACCGCGCCACCGACGTCCTCATCGGCGGCAAGGTCGCGGTCGTCTTCGGCTACGGCGACGTCGGCAAGGGCTGCGCCGAGTCCCTCCGCGGCCAGGGCGCCCGCGTCATCGTCACCGAGATCGACCCGATCTGCGCGCTGCAGGCGGCGATGGACGGATACCAGGTCGCCACCCTCGACGACGTCGTCGAGACGGCCGACATCTTCATCACGACCACCGGCAACAAGGACATCATCATGGCCACCGACATGGCCAAGATGAAGCACCAGGCCATCGTGGGCAACATCGGCCACTTCGACAACGAGATCGACATGGCCGGCCTCGCGAAGGTCGACGGCATCGTCAAGGACGAGGTCAAGCCCCAGGTCCACACCTGGACGTTCCCCGACGGCAAGGTCCTGATCGTCCTCTCCGAGGGCCGCCTGCTGAACCTCGGCAACGCGACCGGCCACCCGTCCTTCGTGATGTCGAACTCGTTCGCGGACCAGACCCTGGCCCAGATCGAGCTCTTCACCAAGCCGGAGGAGTACCCGACCGAGGTCTACGTGCTCCCGAAGCACCTCGACGAGAAGGTCGCCCGCCTCCACCTCGACGCCCTCGGCGTCCGCCTCACCACCCTGCGCCCGGAGCAGGCCGCGTACATCGGCGTCCAGGTCGAGGGCCCGTACAAGCCGGACCACTACCGCTACTGA
- a CDS encoding RDD family protein translates to MSDLVTGDAVVLGLRPARLPSRGLAILLDLAVYVTGYVLISAGLAMATASLDDAAQAAVAVASFLLFLVGVPIAVETLSHGRSLGKLACGLRVVRDDGGPIRFRHALVRGAMGVVELLLAFGSIACIASLVSARGRRLGDVFAGTLVVRERVPGTRVMPVPPPPPWLAGRFTGLDLSAVPDGLWLAIRQYLTRMNQLDPQVGAAMAVRLADDLVARTGAPPPAGVPAAAFLMAVVHERQSRDAARAFRPAAAGPGPGPAPVPGPVPVVAPVPYAAPAPAAPAAPVAAPRAGGFAPPA, encoded by the coding sequence GTGAGCGATCTGGTGACGGGGGACGCGGTCGTCCTGGGGCTCAGGCCCGCGCGGCTACCGAGCCGCGGGCTGGCGATCCTCCTGGATCTGGCCGTGTACGTCACCGGATACGTGCTCATCTCCGCCGGGCTGGCCATGGCCACCGCCTCGCTGGACGACGCCGCCCAGGCTGCCGTCGCGGTGGCGAGCTTCCTGCTGTTCCTGGTGGGCGTGCCGATCGCGGTGGAGACGCTGTCCCACGGGCGTTCGCTCGGCAAGCTCGCCTGCGGGCTGCGGGTCGTCCGGGACGACGGCGGGCCGATCCGGTTCCGGCACGCCCTGGTGCGCGGGGCCATGGGGGTCGTGGAGCTGTTGCTGGCCTTCGGGTCGATCGCATGCATCGCCTCGCTGGTGTCGGCGCGCGGGCGGCGGCTCGGGGACGTGTTCGCGGGGACGCTGGTGGTCCGGGAGCGGGTGCCGGGAACCCGGGTGATGCCGGTGCCTCCGCCGCCGCCGTGGCTGGCCGGGCGGTTCACCGGGCTGGACCTGTCGGCGGTGCCGGACGGGCTCTGGTTGGCGATCCGCCAGTACCTGACGCGGATGAACCAGTTGGATCCGCAGGTGGGCGCCGCGATGGCGGTGCGGCTCGCGGACGATCTGGTGGCGCGTACGGGGGCGCCGCCGCCGGCCGGGGTGCCGGCCGCCGCGTTCCTGATGGCCGTGGTGCACGAGCGGCAGTCGCGGGACGCCGCCCGGGCGTTCCGGCCGGCCGCCGCGGGTCCTGGCCCCGGGCCCGCCCCGGTACCGGGTCCGGTGCCCGTCGTGGCGCCGGTCCCCTACGCGGCTCCCGCGCCCGCGGCACCGGCGGCGCCCGTAGCGGCTCCGCGCGCCGGCGGGTTCGCGCCGCCCGCCTGA
- a CDS encoding stage II sporulation protein M has protein sequence MDLDVFVTAHRAEWERLEQLLGRGRKLTGDEADELVALYQRTSTHLSQIQSSAPDPMLTSRLTQLVARARATVTGTRRAGWRDAALFFTAGFPAAVYRSRRWWIPTALLSTALGVLIGWWIATHPEVQSAIAAPEELKALTQPGGQYETYYSSHPAGSFAAQVWTNNAQAAAICLVLGAFLGIPVLWILFLNMANLGVGLGLMASAGRLDVFLGLILPHGLLELTAVFVAAGMGLRLGWTVIDPGPRTRRTALAEQGRAALGMAIGLAVILFISGLIEGFVTPSGLPTWARITIGVAAEVAFLLYVFILGGRAARAGDVGDVEEADQTATLPTAA, from the coding sequence ATGGATCTCGACGTCTTCGTGACCGCACACCGTGCGGAGTGGGAACGCCTGGAGCAGCTCCTGGGCAGGGGCCGCAAGCTCACCGGCGACGAGGCCGACGAACTCGTCGCGCTCTACCAACGCACCTCCACCCACCTCTCCCAGATCCAGTCCAGCGCCCCGGACCCGATGCTCACGAGCCGACTGACCCAGCTGGTCGCCCGCGCCCGGGCCACGGTGACGGGCACCCGCCGGGCCGGCTGGCGCGACGCCGCCCTCTTCTTCACGGCCGGCTTCCCGGCGGCGGTCTACCGCAGTCGCCGCTGGTGGATACCGACGGCCCTGCTCTCGACGGCGCTCGGCGTGCTCATCGGCTGGTGGATAGCCACGCACCCGGAGGTCCAGAGCGCCATCGCGGCGCCCGAGGAGCTGAAGGCGCTCACCCAGCCGGGCGGCCAGTACGAGACGTACTACTCCAGCCACCCCGCCGGCTCCTTCGCCGCCCAGGTCTGGACGAACAACGCCCAGGCGGCCGCGATCTGCCTGGTCCTGGGCGCGTTCCTGGGGATACCGGTGCTGTGGATCCTCTTCCTTAACATGGCCAACCTCGGCGTCGGTCTCGGCCTGATGGCCTCCGCCGGCCGCCTCGACGTCTTCCTGGGACTGATCCTTCCGCACGGCCTGCTCGAACTGACGGCGGTCTTCGTGGCCGCGGGCATGGGGCTGCGCCTGGGCTGGACGGTCATCGACCCGGGCCCCCGCACCCGCCGCACGGCCCTCGCAGAACAGGGACGCGCCGCCCTCGGCATGGCCATCGGCCTCGCGGTGATCCTGTTCATCTCGGGCCTGATCGAGGGCTTCGTGACCCCGTCGGGCCTCCCCACCTGGGCCCGCATCACGATCGGCGTCGCGGCCGAGGTCGCCTTCCTCCTCTACGTCTTCATCCTGGGCGGCAGGGCCGCGCGCGCCGGCGACGTCGGCGACGTAGAGGAGGCCGACCAGACGGCGACGCTCCCGACCGCGGCCTGA
- a CDS encoding DUF6247 family protein, with amino-acid sequence MTAQHAEADGPLIAQPAMTREALRDAVRRLDMPSLAAFDKECHEAFDRAAETGAINPLRFFLIKWATHVAIHRWPTRSAALAEAERVAGDPTAGEKAFQASMETSSRILAEAQREIGL; translated from the coding sequence ATGACAGCACAGCACGCAGAAGCCGATGGCCCGCTCATCGCTCAGCCGGCCATGACTCGTGAGGCGCTTCGTGACGCCGTGAGGCGGCTGGACATGCCGAGCCTCGCGGCCTTCGACAAGGAGTGTCACGAGGCGTTCGACCGGGCAGCCGAGACGGGGGCCATCAACCCGCTCCGGTTCTTTCTGATCAAGTGGGCGACCCACGTTGCCATCCACAGGTGGCCGACGAGGTCCGCGGCCTTGGCCGAAGCGGAGCGCGTCGCGGGCGACCCGACGGCGGGCGAGAAGGCCTTCCAGGCATCCATGGAGACCAGCAGTCGTATTCTGGCGGAGGCCCAGCGGGAGATCGGTCTGTGA
- a CDS encoding DUF58 domain-containing protein, with translation MALTGRAALLAALGSIPVGLLEPSWTGMLAVNGPIALACALDCALAAPLRGLVLARSGDTSVRLGEPAEVHLTVTNPSGRKLRARVRDAWPPSSWLPGTEAAASRHEVVVPAGERRRLTTRLLPTRRGDRRADRVTIRSYGPLGLWARQGSQTSPWTVRVLPPFTSRKHLPSRLARLRELDGRTSVLTRGEGTEFDSLRDYVPGDDTRSIDWRATARQNKVAVRTWRPERDRHILICLDTGRTSAGRVGDAPRLDSAMDAALLLAALATRAGDRVDLLAHDRRPRAQVQGRSAADTLPSFVNAMATLEPELVETDGRTLVSTILRNAPRRSLVVLLTSLDAAPIEEGLLPVLPRLTQRHTVLLASVADPHVAAMTSSRGTVDAVYEAAAGTQTQSQRRRTADQLTRHGVHVVDATPDTLAPSLADTYLALKAAGRL, from the coding sequence ATGGCCCTCACCGGACGCGCCGCCCTCCTGGCGGCCCTCGGCAGCATCCCGGTCGGCCTCCTCGAACCGAGCTGGACCGGCATGCTCGCGGTCAACGGCCCGATCGCCCTGGCCTGCGCGCTCGACTGCGCCCTCGCGGCGCCCCTACGCGGCCTCGTGCTGGCCCGCTCCGGAGACACCTCGGTCCGCCTGGGCGAGCCGGCGGAGGTACACCTCACCGTCACCAACCCCAGCGGCCGCAAGCTCCGGGCCCGTGTCCGCGACGCCTGGCCGCCGAGCAGCTGGCTCCCGGGCACGGAGGCCGCGGCGTCCCGCCACGAGGTGGTCGTCCCCGCGGGCGAACGCCGCCGGCTGACCACCCGGCTGCTGCCCACCCGCCGCGGCGACCGCCGGGCCGACCGCGTCACGATCCGCTCCTACGGCCCACTGGGCCTGTGGGCCCGCCAGGGCTCCCAGACGTCCCCCTGGACCGTCCGGGTCCTGCCGCCCTTCACCAGCCGCAAGCACCTCCCGTCCCGGCTGGCCCGCCTGCGCGAACTGGACGGCCGCACGAGCGTCCTGACCCGCGGCGAGGGCACCGAGTTCGACAGCCTCCGCGACTACGTCCCCGGCGACGACACCCGCTCCATCGACTGGCGCGCCACGGCCCGTCAGAACAAGGTGGCCGTCCGCACCTGGCGCCCCGAACGCGACCGGCACATCCTCATCTGTCTGGACACCGGCCGCACCTCGGCGGGCCGCGTCGGCGACGCCCCCCGCCTGGACTCCGCGATGGACGCGGCCCTGCTCCTCGCAGCCCTCGCCACCCGCGCCGGCGACCGCGTGGACCTCCTGGCACACGACCGCCGCCCCCGCGCCCAGGTCCAGGGCCGCTCTGCGGCCGACACCCTCCCGTCCTTCGTCAATGCGATGGCCACCCTGGAGCCGGAGCTGGTCGAGACGGATGGCCGGACCTTGGTCTCCACCATCCTCCGCAACGCCCCGCGCCGGTCCCTGGTGGTCCTCCTGACGAGCCTGGACGCAGCTCCGATCGAAGAGGGCCTGCTCCCGGTGCTCCCCCGTCTCACGCAGCGCCACACGGTCCTACTGGCTTCGGTCGCCGACCCTCACGTCGCGGCCATGACAAGCTCACGGGGCACGGTGGACGCCGTCTACGAGGCCGCCGCCGGCACCCAGACCCAGTCCCAGCGCCGTCGCACGGCCGACCAGCTCACCCGCCACGGCGTCCACGTCGTCGACGCCACCCCGGACACCCTGGCCCCGTCCCTGGCGGACACCTACCTGGCCCTGAAGGCCGCCGGCCGCCTCTGA
- a CDS encoding AAA family ATPase — protein MTYPATESTAVTADSARASLEALRTEIGKAVVGQDSAVTGLVVALLCRGHVLLEGVPGVAKTLLVRALAAALELDTKRVQFTPDLMPSDVTGSLVYDARTAEFSFQDGPVFTNLLLADEINRTPPKTQSSLLEAMEERQVTVDGTPRKLPDPFLVAATMNPVEYEGTYPLPEAQLDRFLLKLTVPLPSREDEIGVLTRHAAGFNPRDLHAAGIRPVAGPAQLEAARQAVARVSVSPEIAGYVVDVCRATRESPSLTLGVSPRGATALLATARAWAWLTGRDYVTPDDVKALALPTLRHRVQLRPEAEMEGVTADAVITAILSHVPVPR, from the coding sequence ATGACGTACCCGGCCACCGAGTCCACGGCAGTGACCGCGGACAGCGCCCGCGCTTCCCTCGAAGCGCTCCGCACCGAGATCGGCAAGGCCGTGGTCGGTCAGGACTCCGCCGTCACCGGACTCGTCGTCGCGCTCCTGTGCCGCGGCCACGTCCTCCTCGAAGGCGTCCCCGGCGTCGCCAAGACCCTGCTCGTGCGGGCCCTCGCCGCCGCCCTCGAACTCGACACCAAGCGCGTCCAGTTCACCCCGGACCTGATGCCGAGCGACGTCACCGGCTCCCTCGTCTACGACGCCCGCACCGCCGAGTTCTCCTTCCAGGACGGCCCGGTCTTCACCAACCTGCTCCTCGCGGACGAGATCAACCGCACCCCGCCCAAGACCCAGTCCTCGCTCCTCGAAGCAATGGAGGAGCGCCAGGTCACCGTCGACGGCACCCCGCGGAAGCTGCCCGACCCCTTCCTCGTCGCCGCCACCATGAACCCGGTCGAGTACGAGGGCACGTACCCCCTCCCGGAAGCCCAGCTCGACCGCTTCCTCCTCAAGCTCACCGTCCCCCTCCCCTCCCGCGAGGACGAGATCGGGGTCCTGACCCGTCACGCCGCCGGCTTCAACCCCCGCGACCTGCACGCCGCCGGCATCCGCCCGGTCGCCGGCCCGGCCCAGCTCGAAGCCGCCCGTCAGGCCGTCGCCCGGGTCTCCGTCTCCCCCGAGATCGCCGGCTACGTCGTCGACGTCTGCCGCGCCACCCGCGAATCGCCGTCCCTCACCCTCGGCGTGTCCCCCCGCGGCGCGACCGCCCTGCTGGCCACCGCCCGCGCCTGGGCCTGGCTCACCGGCCGCGACTACGTCACCCCCGACGACGTCAAGGCCCTCGCCCTGCCGACCCTGCGCCACCGCGTCCAGCTGCGCCCGGAAGCGGAGATGGAGGGAGTCACGGCCGACGCCGTCATCACGGCGATCCTCTCCCACGTCCCCGTCCCGCGCTGA
- a CDS encoding DUF4350 domain-containing protein has translation MTGPTDPATPTATSAPSAPEAREPVTGTPDQATALAPADGAARTRRIRRIRRIRRIRRALTAVAVLAAGAIAMAALDSGTRHGYLDPRAADPFGSRAVAELLKERGVTTRVVTTAREAADAAGPRTTLLVTDPDRLGATQRDVIRSAIDLSGGRTVLLAPSSHSLSDLSPGVHTAGDAGTNRPDPGCTLPAATSAGRADTGGGLTYTTALPRATACYPSGGHPTLLVLPTGPTGGDTVLLGSDAILLNESLADEGNASLALQLLGSRPDLVWYLPSLADSDPDTAPSEEDQGLLDLIPAGWSWALLQLFVAAALAALWRARRLGPLVTEKLPVVIRASEATEGRARLYRKADARDRAATVLRTATRERLAALLGVPHTQAHDPAALAPAVSARLTGEPRDVTALLFGTTPSDDAALVALADHLDALEREVRTS, from the coding sequence ATGACCGGCCCGACCGACCCGGCCACGCCGACGGCCACGTCGGCCCCGTCGGCGCCCGAGGCACGGGAGCCCGTGACCGGCACCCCCGACCAGGCAACCGCACTCGCACCCGCCGACGGCGCCGCGCGCACCCGCCGGATCCGCCGGATCCGCCGGATCCGCCGGATCCGCCGCGCCCTGACCGCCGTAGCCGTCCTCGCCGCCGGCGCCATCGCCATGGCAGCCCTCGACTCCGGCACCCGCCACGGCTACCTCGACCCCCGCGCCGCCGACCCCTTCGGCAGCCGCGCCGTCGCCGAGCTCCTGAAGGAACGCGGCGTCACCACCCGCGTCGTCACCACCGCCCGCGAGGCCGCCGACGCGGCCGGCCCCCGCACCACCCTCCTGGTCACCGACCCCGACCGGCTCGGCGCCACCCAGCGCGACGTCATCCGCTCGGCCATCGACCTCTCCGGCGGCCGCACCGTCCTCCTCGCCCCCAGCAGCCACAGCCTCAGCGACCTCTCCCCCGGCGTGCACACCGCCGGCGACGCGGGCACGAACCGCCCCGACCCCGGCTGCACCCTGCCCGCCGCCACCTCGGCCGGCCGCGCCGACACCGGCGGCGGACTCACCTACACCACCGCCCTCCCCCGGGCCACCGCCTGCTACCCCAGCGGCGGCCACCCCACCCTCCTCGTCCTGCCCACCGGCCCCACCGGCGGCGACACCGTCCTCCTCGGCTCCGATGCGATCCTCCTCAACGAGTCCCTCGCCGACGAAGGCAACGCCTCCCTCGCCCTCCAACTCCTCGGCTCCCGCCCGGACCTCGTCTGGTACCTGCCGTCCCTCGCGGACTCCGACCCCGACACCGCGCCCTCCGAAGAGGACCAGGGCCTGCTCGACCTCATCCCGGCCGGCTGGTCCTGGGCCCTGCTCCAGCTCTTCGTCGCCGCCGCCCTCGCCGCCCTGTGGCGCGCCCGCCGCCTGGGCCCCCTCGTCACCGAGAAGCTCCCCGTCGTCATCCGCGCCTCCGAGGCCACCGAGGGCCGCGCCCGCCTCTACCGCAAGGCCGACGCCCGCGACCGCGCCGCCACCGTGCTGCGCACCGCCACCCGCGAACGCCTCGCCGCACTGCTCGGCGTACCGCACACCCAGGCCCACGACCCCGCGGCCCTGGCCCCGGCCGTCTCCGCCCGCCTGACCGGCGAGCCCCGGGACGTGACCGCCCTCCTCTTCGGCACCACCCCCTCCGACGACGCGGCACTCGTCGCGCTCGCCGACCACCTCGACGCCCTCGAAAGAGAGGTCCGCACGTCATGA
- a CDS encoding DUF4129 domain-containing protein codes for MMSTGGLITRATALLPSAETPPVTTPREPAGEAAERELSKPMYHENDPSLFDRALRKFFDWLDDLFGAASGATPGGGFGLVVILVLVVLAVGALWWRLGTPGRIGTGAGALFADGPRSAADHRSAADAHAAAGRWTEAVQERMRAVVRSLEERTLLDPRPGRTADEAAAEAALSLPDHAADLRAAARTFDDVTYGGRTADADTYARLRALDLTLERAKPLLTGPTA; via the coding sequence ATGATGAGTACGGGGGGCCTCATCACCCGCGCCACGGCGCTCCTGCCGAGCGCCGAAACACCACCGGTGACGACACCGCGCGAACCCGCCGGGGAAGCGGCCGAGCGCGAACTGTCCAAGCCGATGTACCACGAGAACGACCCGAGCCTGTTCGACCGCGCCCTGCGCAAGTTCTTCGACTGGCTCGACGACCTGTTCGGCGCCGCCTCCGGGGCGACCCCCGGAGGCGGCTTCGGCCTCGTCGTGATCCTCGTCCTCGTGGTCCTCGCCGTCGGCGCCCTCTGGTGGCGCCTGGGCACCCCCGGCCGGATCGGCACCGGCGCGGGCGCCCTCTTCGCCGACGGCCCCCGCAGCGCCGCCGACCACCGCAGCGCCGCCGACGCCCACGCCGCCGCCGGCCGCTGGACCGAAGCCGTCCAGGAACGCATGCGCGCCGTCGTCCGCTCCCTGGAGGAGCGCACCCTGCTCGACCCGCGCCCCGGACGCACCGCCGACGAGGCCGCCGCCGAAGCCGCGCTCTCCCTCCCCGACCACGCCGCGGACCTCCGCGCCGCCGCCCGCACCTTCGACGACGTCACCTACGGCGGCCGCACCGCCGACGCCGACACGTACGCCCGCCTGCGCGCCCTCGACCTCACCCTGGAACGCGCAAAGCCGCTGCTGACGGGACCCACCGCATGA